The following coding sequences are from one Epinephelus fuscoguttatus linkage group LG7, E.fuscoguttatus.final_Chr_v1 window:
- the ubiad1 gene encoding ubiA prenyltransferase domain-containing protein 1, whose translation MANEQKQSRAETLILAGSNGHNGQQWQTSLNNLVGHPPGTNHRSRMARVASDVRQKCAAYVLALRPWSFSASLTPVALGSALAYKLEGSVDLVILMVCAVTVLVVHGAGNLVNTYYDFSKGIDHKKSDDRTLVDEILAPQDVVMFGALLYSLGCLCATLLYFLSTLRLEHLALIYFGGLSSSFLYTGGIGLKYVALGDVVILITFGPLAVMFSHAVQVGYLSALPLVYAVPLALNTEAILHSNNTRDMDSDKQAGIVTLAILIGPTLSYVLYNLLLFVPYVLFCILATRYTISMALPLLTLPMAFPLEKQFRSRCYAKIPQKTAKLNLLMGLFYVFGIILAPPGSLPSL comes from the exons ATGGCCAATGAGCAGAAACAAAGCAGGGCAGAAACATTGATATTGGCTGGATCAAACGGTCACAATGGCCAACAATGGCAGACTAGCCTGAATAACTTGGTTGGTCATCCTCCAGGCACAAACCACAGGTCGAGGATGGCCCGTGTTGCTTCAGATGTGAGGCAAAAGTGTGCAGCCTACGTGCTCGCACTGAGACCGTGGAGCTTCAGTGCCTCGCTCACACCCGTGGCCCTCGGCAGCGCCTTGGCGTACAAACTGGAGGGCTCTGTGGACTTGGTCATCCTGATGGTGTGTGCGGTGACGGTTCTCGTAGTCCACGGGGCGGGCAACCTCGTAAACACCTACTATGACTTCTCCAAAGGGATTGACCACAAGAAGAGCGACGATAGGACTCTGGTGGATGAAATCCTGGCACCGCAGGATGTTGTCATGTTTGGAGCGTTGTTATATTCTTTGGGGTGCTTGTGTGCCACTCTGCTCTATTTCCTGTCTACGCTTAGACTGGAGCACCTAGCTCTTATTTACTTCGGGGGACTGTCCAGCTCTTTTTTATACACTGGAG GCATCGGCCTCAAATACGTGGCCCTGGGAGACGTGGTAATCCTCATCACATTCGGCCCACTGGCGGTCATGTTTTCCCACGCGGTGCAGGTTGGCTACTTGTCTGCACTCCCGCTGGTGTACGCCGTCCCGCTGGCCCTCAACACGGAAGCTATCCTCCACAGCAACAACACCAGAGACATGGACTCTGACAAGCAGGCGGGCATCGTCACCCTGGCCATCCTCATAGGCCCCACGCTGTCCTACGTCCTCTACAACCTCCTGCTTTTCGTCCCCTACGTGCTCTTCTGCATCCTCGCCACCCGTTACACCATCAGCATGGCGCTGCCTCTGCTCACGCTGCCCATGGCCTTCCCCCTGGAGAAGCAGTTCCGCAGCCGATGCTACGCCAAGATCCCCCAGAAGACGGCCAAGCTAAACCTCCTGATGGGACTTTTCTACGTGTTTGGGATAATTCTGGCACCTCCTGGCAGCTTGCCGTCACTGTGA